DNA from Tripterygium wilfordii isolate XIE 37 chromosome 4, ASM1340144v1, whole genome shotgun sequence:
TTCTCCGAGTTCACTGTCACAAGGGAAAGGTACGAGAAGAAGAAATCATGATTTCAGATCGTGTAGGATTTACTACTGTGACGCTTATGAATCTTGAATTGACGTCGTTTTCTTTACAGACTATGATGCTGAATGACAGAATTCAAAACCTAAATACTCTGCAACATGTTCTGAGGAAGGCAGAGGAGTATCTGCAAACTGTGGCTCCTGAAACACAGTACTCTGTGTTTGAGCACAAGTTCCAGGATATTGGATTGGAGAGAGGGTGGGGTGATACTGCGGAGCATGTGTTCCAGATGATCCAGCTTCTTCTGGATCTTCTTGAGGCACCTGATCCTTGCACGCTTGAGACATTCCTTGGCAGAGTGCCTATGGTCTTCAATGTTGTCATTCTTTCCCCTCATGGTTACTTTGCCCAAGACAATGTTTTGGGATACCCCGACACTGGTGGTCAGGTAATCTAGCAATCATATTAATCCTGAATTTGTTCACATTTTTGCTTAGTTGATTTAAATGATAAACTTTGTTTGCTTTGTTTGATTAGGTTGTGTATATATTGGATCAAGTTCGTGCATTGGAGGAGGAGATGCTCCTTCGGATTAAGAAACAAGGGCTCGATATCAAGCCCCGTATTCTCATTGTAAGGCTTGTTTAAAGTAAAGTTGAAATTGCTCTCCTATGGTAGGATATGAGTATCTCCTTTTACACAGTTTGTTGTTGTATGCACAGATCACTCGTCTACTGCCTGATGCTGTTGGCACCACTTGTGGTCAGCGTCTCGAACGAGTATATAATACAGAACATTCTGATATACTTAGGGTTCCTTTTAGAACTGAGAAAGGCATGGTCCGCAAATGGATCTCCCGTTTCGAAGTCTGGCCTTATCTGGAGACTTTCACTGAGGTATAGATTGTACCAATTAGACCTTATTACatgtcattctgtttcatgtttTGGGTTTCCGAAAATTCGTTTTAATGTTCGACTTGTTTCTTATAGGATGTTGCCACTGAAATTGGAAAAGAGCTGCAGGGCAAGCCTGATCTGATCGTTGGAAATTACAGTGATGGCAACATTGTTGCCTCTTTGTTAGCACACAAATTGGGTGTTACTCAGGTTTGtctttgaaattgattgatagAGAGTCTCAAGTTTTtagttaaataatatttttcatttgtaATATTATGTTTTGCAGTGTACCATCGCTCATGCTTTAGAAAAGACAAAGTATCCGGACTCGGATATTTACTGGGAAAAATTGAATGAGAAATACCACTTTGCTTGCCAATTCACAGCTGATCTTATAGCTATGAACCACACTGATTTCATCATCACCAGTACATACCAAGAAATCGCTGGAAGGTTATATATCTCCCGATTCTTCTCAAcatgtttttgatgtttttagaGTAATTTTATGATCCTAACGTCGTTACATTTATATGGTATCAGCAAGGACACTGTTGGACAATATGAGAGCCACACTGCTTTCACTCTTCCTGGTCTCTATCGCGTTGTTCATGGTATCGATGTCTTCGATCCAAAATTCAACATTGTTTCCCCCGGTGCTGACATGGGCATATACTTCCCGTACACGGAGGAGAAGCTTAGGCTGAAGCATTTccatgatgacattgaggagcTGCTTTTCAGCCCTGTCGAGAATGAAGAACACTTGTAAGTTTCTGCATCAACTATGGTTGTGTTTTACGTTTGGCAACATCGATTTTTGGGATTAACTATCTTGTTGTCAAACAGATGTGTGTTGAAGGATCGCAACAAGCCAATCCTCTTCACAATGGCGAGGCTCGACAAGGTCAAGAATTTAACCGGACTAGTCGAATGGTACGCAAAGAATCCTCGCCTGAGAGAACTGGTTAACCTTGTCGTGGTCGGTGGTGATCGAAGGAAGGAATCAAAAGACATAGAAGAGCAATCTGAAATGAAGACAATGCACAATCTGATTGAGACTTACAACTTGAATGGCCAGTTCAGATGGATTTCTTCCCAGATGAACCGGGTTAGGAATGGTGAACTCTACCGCTACATTGCAGACACAAAGGGAGCTTTTGTGCAGCCTGCTTTGTATGAGGCCTTTGGCCTAACTGTTGTTGAGGCCATGACTTGTGGATTGCCAACATTTGCCACTTTACATGGTGGACCTGCTGAGATTATTGTCCATGGCAAGTCTGGCTTCCACATTGACCCATACCATGGTGAACAGGCCGCGAACACCCTTGTTGATTTCTTTGAGAAGAGCAAGGTTGATCCCACTTACTGGGACAAGATTTCCCAGGGAGGCCttcaaagaatccaagaaaAGTAAGCTCTTATTCTTAAATGTTCTTATTAGTATATTAAAAGTTAGATTGAGATTAATTCAGTGTGGACTGAGAGTGCtttaatttgttgttttgtttcatAGGTATACTTGGAAAATCTATTCTCAGAGGCTATTGACCCTGACTGGAGTTTATGGCTTCTGGAAACATGTTTCGCACCTTGACCGCCTTGAGAGCAGGCGATATCTTGAAATGTTTTATGCTCTCAAGTACCGCAAGCTGGTAAGTGTCTTTGCTTTGTACCTCAAATGATTAGGGATTCGGGTTTAGACGTTTAGTGTTACAACACCACATGAACTAATTCTTTGAACTTGTAACCTGTCAGGCTGAATCTGTTCCTCTGGCTGTTGAGGAGTAAAAGGAGGTTGGAGGAAGCTCAGCGTCGGTCGGTTATATACGGGGTTCAAAAATAACTCCCAATTTTGGGATTGTGACTGAACGAATAGTTCAATgaattatgttttctttcttcattttttgttctttttttgccttttcaatttctcaaTGTTGTTTGAACTTGGATGTTGATGTTGAGCGCAATCAATTTGAGTAAAGTTACAAATGTTTTGgcttttattttcttctgtcttatatttcctcttttttttccttcttatatTGCATCCAAAGAATCCACACCCCTTCATCATAGCCAAAGGACGGTGATCCTTCTCTGAGTAGAACAGTTCTGTTCTCCCCCAAATGGAATCATAATTTGTATCATGCAGGTTAAGGCCTTTCCTTTCCTCTCTAATGACCTTATCCATTGCCACAGGATCATGGGATCTAAGAACCACCGATCGAGGAACCTCCAGATATTCAGTCCCCAGCTTGAgactctcctcctccttcttacCAATAGTTTGTGTGTCCTGTGGATCAGCCTCTATCGTACTATCAGTCTTAGAAGTTTGTGGTATTgatatcatcatcaatatcaccCTTCAACAAAACCAAAATCTCGTATATTGCTACGATAAGTAACATCACAATCCAAAACCCTTTTACCATCGGAAGGCTTGCGAATCTGTTCCGAAAAAGGTGTAGCACGTCACCAACTACCATATTGAGGCTCAAGATTTGCAGGATGCAGATTGGAGCATCCATCCTTTCCATGTGAGATATACCCACAGTTGAAACAAAATTTAGGCAAGTTTTCGTATTCGAAAGAAATCAGAAAGGCTCGGTTAGGAAATTGAATGGTCTTTACCCCGCAATAATGGTTTCACAATCGACATCCGCACGCGAACACGTAAAAAAATCCCCCATCCGATACCCAATTCTTGAGTATCTACTTCCTCCACAACTCCCATAGATGCCCCAATTTTTTCCCCAATTTCCTTTGTCATACCAACCAAAGGTAAATTATGTATTTGAATCCAGAATACCTCCTCATCAAACCGCAACTCCGGAATCGATGGCTCCCCGTCAAGATCATTCATAACCATTAGATGTCTGTCAAATAGCCACGGCCGTCCAGCCATGATTCTGTGCTTATCGGTTGCAGTCTTGAAGGTAATGACAAACAGATTAGGTCCTAGATTCACAAAAAATGGATGGTCACTTATGCGCCAGATCTCCTTAAAGTTCTTAGCGATCACTTCTTTGCTAATAACCTTATCATGAAAAAGTTTCGCAGCTACACAAAGATCCATTTTATGACGAATCAGATCTGAATCTATTGGATCTACCTTCAGCATCTCTCGTTCTTCATCAACGAGTGTTAATTTCGTCCATTTGCCAGCCAAATCTTAATACCCTTAGATTAAGCAAAAGAAGACCTCGAGACTCCTTGGTACCACCCAAGATCCACACCAACAACTCGGAGATAACCTCTCTCTCTTGAGAGAAACGCAAGGGTTTTACTTCTTAGAGCGGAGAGGAAAGTGCGAGGCTGATTTGACAAACAAACTTCCTCCCTCCCGCGGTGGAAGGATAACGGGCTGATTTCAACTGGGCTCAACATGACTAGATGGGCCGATGACACCAACACCTTTTAAAAAGATGAcaagatatttaaaaaattgaagaaaaagatcAACAAAGGCTAAATAGTAAATTCATCTCTTACAAACACACcaactattaaaaaaaaaaaaaaaaaaaagaaaaacagagctAGTGCTAAGAAAAGTTGTTGACCAAAAACCTGGATGATATATTTACttcatttcaattaaattttatttacattttGTTGAAGTTCTTACTTCTTAGCCTGTTTATCATGTTTGTAATAGGATGAGTCCAGCCAAAACTTCCATTTGTTAAAAGTGTTGGGTTGGCTTGATTTGGAAACCACACAGAAACGATGCATAAATGCTCCAAGTATTTGCTGAAATTGGTCACTAAGCTTTAGTAAATAG
Protein-coding regions in this window:
- the LOC119996757 gene encoding sucrose synthase-like, with the protein product MATERALTRTHSIRERLDETLVAQRNEIVALLARIEAKGKEILQRHQIIAELEAIPEENRKKLLEGAFAEVLKAAQEAIVVTPWIALALRSRPGVWEYLRVNVHALVVEDLRVAEYLHFKEELVNGTVNGNFVLELDFEPFNASFPRSTLSKSIGNGVEFLNRHLSAQLFHGKESMQPLLDFLRVHCHKGKTMMLNDRIQNLNTLQHVLRKAEEYLQTVAPETQYSVFEHKFQDIGLERGWGDTAEHVFQMIQLLLDLLEAPDPCTLETFLGRVPMVFNVVILSPHGYFAQDNVLGYPDTGGQVVYILDQVRALEEEMLLRIKKQGLDIKPRILIITRLLPDAVGTTCGQRLERVYNTEHSDILRVPFRTEKGMVRKWISRFEVWPYLETFTEDVATEIGKELQGKPDLIVGNYSDGNIVASLLAHKLGVTQCTIAHALEKTKYPDSDIYWEKLNEKYHFACQFTADLIAMNHTDFIITSTYQEIAGSKDTVGQYESHTAFTLPGLYRVVHGIDVFDPKFNIVSPGADMGIYFPYTEEKLRLKHFHDDIEELLFSPVENEEHLCVLKDRNKPILFTMARLDKVKNLTGLVEWYAKNPRLRELVNLVVVGGDRRKESKDIEEQSEMKTMHNLIETYNLNGQFRWISSQMNRVRNGELYRYIADTKGAFVQPALYEAFGLTVVEAMTCGLPTFATLHGGPAEIIVHGKSGFHIDPYHGEQAANTLVDFFEKSKVDPTYWDKISQGGLQRIQEKYTWKIYSQRLLTLTGVYGFWKHVSHLDRLESRRYLEMFYALKYRKLAESVPLAVEE